ATTGGTTATTTCTAGCGGAatctgaaaaaagaaaaagaaaaaattgatgtGTTTAATCCTCAATTGGATACTGATTGAGCAGCAAACCGTATAACTTTTAAATAGTTAGGCACGAACATGTTAAATAACTGGATCGACAAACAGTATTATTGGATAAAAAGTAGGTGTTATTTAACTATTTAAAGTGTTTCTAACCCAATCAGCTCTAACGAAAGAAATTAGATGATGGAAGAAAATCAAACTCTGGCATTTACTCTATTATGTGATAGTAAgtgataatataatttttttttttttatcaatagtTGATAATCTCCTGTCTATAATATTGTAGACGTTTTATACCGACTCAGATTAaataatatacataaaaatatttacTGTATACTTTTTTCGGTAGATAAACCACACAAAGAATGCAATCAGCTGAAACACAGATCATCTTTCACGAATAAGCTATAATCAATCGAAAGAAAAAATCTTTGTCAAATTTTAGAAATGATAAGTATGGGAGACAGCACAGAAAACAAAGCTCAAAAACATGAGGTAATCATCGACACCATCACATCGAGCCAACTAGTACAAAACTGCCTACTCTCTCAAAAAGATGAGAGCAAAGATAGCAGTACTGTacaacaatattcatccatcttAACTATCATCCATGCAGGCTATTTCAGGATAACCCTTTCTCTGGTGCCCACGCTCTGTTATGGAAGATTCACCACAGAGGACTCTAATAAAGCTATCCATCACCTATTTCGAAAGTTTACATCTTTTGCCTTTCTCTTGCCTTGGACACTCCCTTTTCAcattagtttttctttcttttctctacGTTCTTAGATGTGTTACAAAGAGAATCAAGTAATGAATAAAGTGACTTTGCTTTATTAAAAATGAACTTGATGATAACAATGAGCAGACCTGGTTTATATAGACCAAGGCTGAAGACAATAATATCAGGAAAGGAATAATATCTAAAGTAACTAACAAACAGAGCCTTCTATAGAAAACGAATACAACTAAAACAAAGGAACCTAAAATACAGAACAAAATATAAAACTAGTCCTAATAAGATGCTTCCTCCATTTCAACATGGTAGTGAAGGAAGAATTCTTGCACCACATAGGAGTCAACTACTTGTACGCTCCATGGATTTCATGGCTTCTTCTGCTCCAATCTGCGCCTGTCATCGTTCCTAAAGCCCTTTTTCTAACAAGTCTTCTGGTGGCTATTCACGATCCCTATAATGGTTCTCGACCTCAAAATCTATGGACAGTGATTCACCATCGAGAAACGGTTCCTATCGATGGTGGCGAACCCAACCAGCCAGATTTCTGTGGTGGCGAACCCAACCAGCGCTGCAGCCCAGATGGGGTGGAAGGAGAGTGCGCTTTTCATGTTCTCGCTTGGCATGGCACATTATTTTGTGCTCTTTGTAACTCTTTATCAGGGTTAGCCGGGAGGAGTAGGTTTCCTCCTATAATGcgcccttcatttttcttgttctCAGCTGCAACGAGCTTGGCCAGCTTCACTTGGACCTCCTATCAGGGGAGCTTCTAATACTCTTTCCAAGATGCTCTTCTTTCTCTGTTTCTTTTCATGTCTCTGGTAAGTGGTAATCTCTAATACAttgaaaatctttttttttttttttttaaacaatctGTTTTGCGAAGTGTTTTTACTCTGCTTTGGAACAGGCTTGTAGACCACCCATGTTCAAGAAATCAATGAGGAGGTTCAATGTCGTTTGGTGGGCTTTACTCGTTCCCGCTAACCTTCGATGCTCTTGCTTCTTCAGACTACGCACAGACAGAGAAAGGTCACATGGCTTCTCTGTTAATGCTTGCGTTGTCAATGCTTTCAATGTTCGTCTTTCTTGGGCTGATGATGCTCACAGCGATTAACAGCAAGAGTCTTTTGTGCTGAAGGCATTCCACTTCTGAGTTTTACTAATAActtaatgaagaaaaaattagTAAGAACTTGGGTTAAACGACCGTAGAGTGAGTTCGTCTAGTTCATCATTGGCTGGTGATGATGGGAAGTAACGCTTACAAAGAACTTTCTTTTTAACTCCCTTTTCTGTTAAAGATCACATTCATGCTAGGGTGTGGCAATACTTTAAAATTACATATAGATGTTAGAAAGCGGGAAAGGGGAAAACAGGTTTGTAATAGCAAACAGGTCATGAAATATTAGTTGGTATTAAGAATAATCATTCGGTATTTAGTCTGACTTTACATGAAATAACAGTGTGTCCACAAACATACCAATATAAGCAGTAGAACCTTTCTATATTCTACAATTGATCCAATATTCTACTTCATTTCCAACTCAGGTTAAATTGAACACAAAAAAGTAAAAGCCCTATTTTCTCTGTGTTCCTTTAATTTCTCCACACTTACAATGACGCATAGATGAAAACTGAAATCTAATCAATCAATCCATCATTGAACGCACAACCAATACTATAAAACGTAACAATTTCAGAGGGGGAGGGAGGGTTCGAAAAGAAAGATAATTTTCAAGAAGTCAGTATTTCCTTTTTTTCTCAAGTATTTTTCTTGCTACCCGAACGTGACAAGCTTTGATCCAAAGCTCGTAAACGGTTGCGTAAATTTTGGTTTTCTTCCAGTAAACGATCATACTCGAGAAGGAACCCTTCTGATTGTTTCCTTAAAGCAACTGCATTAGCTTCTGCAGCATGTACATCCTTTTTCTTCGTCTCAATATCAGATTCTAGCTCCTTGAGCTTTTCCCGCAGGGTCACCATCTcttcctccttggctttgatCTCGTCAAAACCACTAGCTTTGGCATCCTCAAATCCTTGGTTCTGTTTCTTAACAGCCTCCATAGTCTTTCTTCGTATGCGAAGTTCTCTAATGTAGTGGTGTACTCTATCTATCATGAGAACAAGGAAGAGTGCGGACACTGCAAGTAGTTGCACAGAATTTAGAACAAATTCAAATTTCAAGCAACAGAAATGAAACAGTCTAAGAGCAAATAATAACACTTCTCAAGGCTCAGTACCCAAAAGAACTAAACTAATGGATCTATGGTCAAAATTAGTAAAAGTATAATAATGATAAGGCATTCAAGTTACAACGATGTCCTGGAGATAATGAATCATATGTAACTTCTGAATCCTTGTATTTTTATTATGTAGAAATATGACTTACTCCTACAATGTAATATGAAAACAGTGTTGATTTTAATCCAGCGTTGTggtttaaaaaaacaaaacaaaaacaaaaacaaacaaacaaactcaATTCAACAGGCCACATAACACAACACAGCAATTTTACAAACTACTACTTAAATTTCTTCATCAAATGAAAGATATGGTAAGAAAGGGTATTAAAGGGAGATAAGACAGGTTCTGTTTTACAGCCAGTAACAGAGTGAATCAAGTTCCATGTTGGATAACAAAGAACTTAATTATAACTCTTCAATATGCATAAAAGTGCAAACAATGAATTCATATCACTCACCGTAATCACAATTAGATCCCTAATTATAATGCTCAACACATAAGAAATAAAATTCCAGAAACAAATCAACTAGATCAAGAAAATTACAGATAACTTGTTTTGCAAGTCAGATAGAATGAAACAGTGATCTTAGCAAAAAAAAATATCATCTCTATTATTTAGCAAGATCAGCAAAACATTGTTCTTGacgaaaaaaaaacacaaaacaatATTCATCAAATCAAACACATTTCGATCTAAATCACCAAAATATCAAACACATAAATTAAGGCCATTCACTAAAAACCAACAAATTTAAATTCTAGAAGTCAATTTACTAATTATGTTCAATTTCAAGGACGATGAATACCCAgaacaaaaaattaataattagattAATATAGATGGTGAAATTGAAATATACCCATGAGAGTGGCTTCAAGAAGGTATTTAGACATGAGGACCTGATCGGTGGGATTAGAGGCACCTTCGTCGATCCAACGCTTCTGGATCTTAATCATGCTGTAGACGCTCGAAGCGACCAAAACAAAGACCGTCGCCGCAACGGTCTTCACCATTATAGGCCCACGGCCACGCTTCACCCGATCTAAGCCCATGATTACAAGCTTCCGCAAAGGGGTTTTGAACGACATCAAAATTATCATCGCCATCTCCGACAACACCACCGTGAATAGTAGctgaatcattttttttttcagacgAAGAGTTTCAAAAATGAACTAAACTCAAATTCCAAAGGTTTCCCAGAGAGCTCCAATGGAGTTTTGAGGCTTCCCCCAATGCTGATTGAAGGAGCTACCGTGGGCTCTATAGGATTGCGTCGGTGGTTATCATAGGATGGTCCGTAGAGAACCGAAGAAGGATCAGAGGCAGTCTCAGAGCTCAAAAAAAAGGAAACATGAGTTATTGACGAGTGACTTTTGGCTTTGTCAAATTTTTTTATAATCAGGGGTAACATCGTAATTTGAAACAGAGGCAGAGGCATGTTTGTTtacaaatatttaaaatttaataaataaataaaaaggagaGATTTTGAGTTGAGCTAATCCAACCCCACGATTactaaaattaagaaaataatttttttattattcttctcaaatttaaAACTGCTTTATATCTTAACTAAAAACACATAACTGCGCCAAAGtcttttgtaatatatatatattttctctgAGATTGTGTAGTTGAGATTTATTTTTATCCTACTAGGACAATATGTTTCGTACATAAAAATGTGAGAATATCTTAACCATAGTTTTTTTTAATGATCATATTCATTGAATAGCAAGTTTTTACTAGATTTTCGAAAAattgtgaataataaaatattttttgagtAATTACCCATCTGGATaatttatttctaaaaatttactttagacctagtattttgtcaaaattttaaaaataagaatagaaatatGATTACTCATtttgacactttatttttaaaaattacctttagaccatgtatttattcaaaaagttaaaaaaaatttataaaaatcaaattatataaatttatataatttatatttttctgTAAGGATTCACATCATTTTAAACATTTTATTTTAGCTGATTAACTGTTTGAATCATTCttttagaaataataaatatttttttagaaataagactatcatacttaattatatttaaaactCTTGTATACATACACAATTTATactaatgtataattaaatttaaactaatgtgcaattaaattaattttttgtaaaaaaagtgtgaaaagttttaattttatatattgatatttttaaatatttagatatttagaaaatagaaaataaataaaaagttagattaaataagaaaataaaaatagtgaCATAATTTCCTAAaaactcttatatatatatatagattaactTTTGTAAATAACAATCACTTTCTCTTAATAATTAAACCATTTTTTTTCAACGAGGTGGGGATCCACCTTAAACATCAAAGAAGGTAATTACTAATTATCttaaacatttttttcttttcaaaaagcGTACTGAAGAATTTTATATTCTCTAATCTAAATACGTAACAAATAGTCTTTATTTAAATATttcataaatattattaaatttacgTGAAATAACTTAACGAAAGTATGCCAAGAAAGTATAAAAGAAATCTTTTAgcattttttcttcttctgaaCTCTTCACAATACAATTATTTTCCTTAATAAAGAAACTTCCATGATAGCTAGCTTATATAAATGTatttatcacttcaataatttcggtTTTTAACGTGGTTTAATtctttaaacaaaaaattaaagccAAACTTATGATAATAGTATACAAAAGGTAACACATTCATAATTACTAACATATACCAAGCTGAACTTTCAacttttttttcataaaaaaaaaggaCTTTCAATTTCTTAAAGTGAAGGCCTAACGTAAATGGTAGCAACTAAATACCATTATTATGATTTAGTACAACTAAAACGACGTTGTATGTTTTGACATATAGAAACGAGAAGGGTGTAAATGCAAATCCAGATCTATAATTTAtatcataataataaataataaaaagttaCCTTTTGCTATGATGTTCGTTAAGTAGATTAGACTCAACCCCTTGCGCTTGCAGCTAGAACCTACCAAAATCATTGCACCACCACCACTATATTTTTATATCATATTATGTATTCCTCCTCACAAACTTTTTCTTTATATTTAAATTTGTCGGATTTCGTTTTTCTTTAACCCCATTTCAGTAACCAAAAACATTAACAATAATTTATTCGTAAAAGAAAAAAGTGAGAAAAAAAAGTAGTACTTTAAAGTAAACAATGTTCGAATTTTAATtttggaaaaagaaagaaaaggataAACAATTGGGAAAGTTACACTTTTGAGCTCTGGTCTGGTATATATAAACTGGCCATCACGTCTACTTGGGGTTGAGAGGCTGTCATGGCGAAATGATTTCAGAGGTGATGCTGTGTTGTAAGGGTTAAgtcttataataattttttttttgtcaaaaagaaAAGGTCTtataatgattttatttattattagatgTTATTGCACTTTATTTATGGGTGccctttccttctttcttttttttttcttcttataaaACCCGTTTTATCCCTTCTTTCTTATCATATTTTGTAGCGCAATTAATATCCTTTAGTCCATGAAAGTGACGGAACAAGCCTCGCATAACAACACAATAATGTGGGAAGCATATAACCAtgtaaatttgagtttttatatCAATGTTATATTTCAACAAAATCCTTCAAATTAACTAACCCCACTCCCACCCACCAATAACAATTAATGAATACCGACTAatctattattaaaaaaatgtttcTTTTAGGGAATTAAATTAGCTATATGGTCTATCAAATgatatgcatataaatatatatatatatattttaaatactcTTCTAGTTTATACATACGCAATTCAAAGTCATCTTAATTAGAAAGGGTCATAGTAATATTTTATCACAAATAAGCTATCTGGACAACTGAAAAATAACAACAACGGGGTTAAATTTTCTCAACAATTATCCAAAATCATTACATCAGCATTGTTTTCTGAGATTTGGTGTATACCATCCCAGCTGATAAGGTAGGTTAACCATCAAGTAACTTCAATAATCATATTATCATACTCAtcttcatttaattaattaattttgttcggTCAAATTTAATATAGCAGTACATTTTTCCTTTTGTTTGTGCGACTGAAACTGTACAGGAGCATATTGATTTATTAAATTAGTTAGTGGTTAACCAAATCCATCATCACCAGTATGAATGGGAAGATTAAAATTAATCTTGAATGGTAATGAATGTTACAATTAATAACTAGCAATTGTTTTtagatattattatattatgatAAATATTTAGATGCGCATATAACTGTAGCTATGAATAAATAtgagaaattataggaaatgacccaaaataaagccatcaagaagctaatgtcctcatttttaaaattgtagataaatgaccattttacattattgattacctaaattgctcttttttataatttatttatttatttaggactgtatgactttaatatagtggtatatgtatattagttttgtttaattagtttttattttaaagttatattgattttttaagttttttataggttgttggtatattattttccaattagtgtatatgttttttgtggtatggtatataattttttttttttgtgatatttaatttctattttattatacatagtggtaatatataattttgtatcatggtatatgcattttaatggtagtatataactttgttagcatagtagATACATTTTTTAgttataattttgtaagttttgatggtatattatttttcaactcagtatatatattttgtgatatggtatatcattcaacaacccataaaaaacgaaaaaaaaatcaaaataactttaaaataaaaactaattaaacaaaactaatatacatataccataatattaaaatatttagaataaaatagtaattggTTAAAGggtgtatttggtaatatgtgatattaaatagatgattaggctattttactacaaaattaaaaacatggacatttacttactttcacacaacatTAAGGGTCATTTTGCACCATGCCCCTAATAATATAGCTCGTTATAGAAAACATGTAAATTTCATCCCACTAGGCCACTACTTTATTGAGTATTGATATCCAAATATGACTATTAATTAATTGTCATATCATTTTAGAAAGAGTTTTGATAGGTATAACATTACAAAAGAGAGGCGTGACATTTTAATCTAttcaatcatatttatttaatgattCAATCTTTCAAAATAGTACTACATTACTATACATTACTAAATGTAATGTTTTGGTACATATTTTAGGTGCATATgttcggggtttcaattcttaaggttCCGGATCGAATTTAGGTTTAGATCATaaactttttattattgattttattg
This genomic interval from Humulus lupulus chromosome 8, drHumLupu1.1, whole genome shotgun sequence contains the following:
- the LOC133794889 gene encoding uncharacterized protein LOC133794889, with product MIQLLFTVVLSEMAMIILMSFKTPLRKLVIMGLDRVKRGRGPIMVKTVAATVFVLVASSVYSMIKIQKRWIDEGASNPTDQVLMSKYLLEATLMVSALFLVLMIDRVHHYIRELRIRRKTMEAVKKQNQGFEDAKASGFDEIKAKEEEMVTLREKLKELESDIETKKKDVHAAEANAVALRKQSEGFLLEYDRLLEENQNLRNRLRALDQSLSRSGSKKNT